One stretch of Punica granatum isolate Tunisia-2019 chromosome 5, ASM765513v2, whole genome shotgun sequence DNA includes these proteins:
- the LOC116207357 gene encoding transcription factor DICHOTOMA-like has translation MFAPNDNNSSSNINNWPVKLSPNLQPFVPPPSSSSPPACSSHPFPPFSYNHQDPLTHDHQFLLLNHETLSNNNYMGPFHENSPNFAIFSSSSFPPPPNAAQAAKKDRHSKICTAQGVRDRRVRLSIGIAREFFDLQDMLGFDKASQTLEWLLTKSKRAIKEAARAKEQQTGRAGAAAYPAGSEKEAAADDSKGSSSDLTISKEEMPQEEVLNNIHELIRGKDEDSWANARARDRGRAKREKTYCCVSPNSNGVVVHHHQSIRDHSNSSSSSQLVKPSQYHLYSSLAPPNSNGVVLHHHQSIRDHSNSSSSSQLVKPSQHHLYSSLAPPGGDDLPPLNTEDSKKNDFSLPAQNWDINYNSMVLQPSSFGEPYI, from the coding sequence ATGTTTGCTCCTAACGAcaacaacagcagcagcaacatcAACAACTGGCCGGTCAAGCTGAGCCCCAATCTCCAACCCTTTGTTCCCCcaccttcctcctcctctcctcctGCTTGTTCATCCCATCCCTTCCCTCCTTTCAGTTACAACCACCAAGATCCGCTTACACATGATCATCAGTTCCTGCTGCTCAACCATGAAACTCTATCTAACAACAATTACATGGGTCCTTTCCATGAAAACAGCCCGAATTTCGCAATTTTCAGCTCATCGTCATTTCCTCCACCGCCGAACGCAGCTCAAGCTGCAAAGAAAGACAGGCACAGCAAGATCTGCACGGCGCAGGGAGTGAGGGACCGGAGGGTGAGGCTGTCCATAGGCATTGCCCGGGAGTTCTTCGATCTCCAGGACATGCTTGGGTTCGACAAGGCCAGCCAAACCCTAGAGTGGCTCCTCACCAAGTCCAAGAGAGCCATCAAGGAGGCTGCTAGGGCTAAGGAGCAGCAGACAGGGAGAGCAGGAGCAGCAGCTTACCCTGCGGGGTCAGAaaaagaagcagcagcagatgACTCGAAGGGATCATCATCAGATCTAACTATTTCTAAGGAGGAGATGCCACAAGAAGAAGTGCTTAATAATATTCATGAGCTGATTCGGGGGAAAGATGAGGACTCTTGGGCAAATGCTAGGGCAAGGGACAGGGGGCGAGCGAAAAGAGAGAAGACTTACTGCTGTGTGAGCCCTAACAGCAATGGCGTTGTAGTGCACCATCACCAATCGATTAGGGATCACTCAAAttcaagttcgtcgagccaatTAGTCAAACCTAGTCAATATCATCTTTACTCGTCATTAGCTCCTCCTAACAGCAATGGTGTTGTATTGCACCATCACCAATCGATTAGGGATCACTCCAATTCAAGTTCGTCAAGCCAATTAGTCAAACCTAGTCAACATCATCTTTACTCATCATTAGCTCCTCCTGGTGGCGACGACCTTCCTCCACTGAACACTGAAGACAGCAAGAAGAATGACTTCTCCCTTCCGGCCCAAAATTGGGACATCAACTACAACTCAATGGTCCTGCAGCCATCAAGCTTCGGAGAGCCATACATATGA